A stretch of Pomacea canaliculata isolate SZHN2017 linkage group LG6, ASM307304v1, whole genome shotgun sequence DNA encodes these proteins:
- the LOC112566524 gene encoding receptor-type tyrosine-protein phosphatase O-like translates to MRRRRRSMAKPHKYVPSVKKTPARRPIKLQDFKVHLDLLHSDSNLRFQEEFEDIQERSPKGYSQDAATTDANKVKNRYVNILPYDHTRVKLTTADDDETSDFINANYIPGFSSPREYIATQGPMTGTVDDFWRMIWEQKSGVIVMLSDLQEKGRPKVDLYWPTEPNSPVQYGDIVVELKSTSTLNKYTIRDFIISMESQEKRKVLQFFIPGWEDYSANLDSDDVLEFIQAVRQQARTSRGPVTVHCSAGVGRTGTFIALDFLMQYVNDNDLGADVDIYNLVLNMRHNRPHMVQSEKQYIFIHDTLKVIIDKKIKSMQDDNNIYMNTGDDNIYANTNPAFEPEENLYMNTDTWKPTTSL, encoded by the exons ATCTATGGCGAAGCCCCACAAGTATGTGCCAAGTGTCAAAAAGACACCAGCAAG GCGCCCCATTAAGCTGCAGGACTTCAAAGTGCATCTGGATTTACTGCACAGTGACTCTAACCTTCGGTTCCAGGAGGAATTTGAG GATATACAGGAGAGAAGTCCCAAAGGCTACTCACAAGATGCTGCCACAACCGACGCTAACAAAGTGAAAAACCGCTATGTCAACATTCTTCCTT ATGATCACACGAGAGTGAAGCTGACCACAGCTGATGATGACGAAACGTCAGATTTCATCAACGCCAATTACATCCCT GGCTTTTCATCGCCACGTGAGTACATCGCCACCCAGGGCCCAATGACTGGTACAGTGGATGACTTCTGGCGCATGATTTGGGAGCAAAAGTCTGGAGTCATCGTCATGCTGTCAGACCTGCAGGAAAAAGGACGA CCTAAAGTCGACTTGTACTGGCCAACGGAGCCCAACTCGCCCGTGCAGTATGGCGACATTGTTGTTGAGCTGAAGTCGACCTCCACCCTAAATAAATACACCATTCGTGACTTCATCATCTCCATG GAGTCCCAGGAGAAACGCAAGGTGCTGCAGTTCTTCATCCCAGGTTGGGAAGACTACAGCGCTAACCTGGACTCGGATGATGTGCTGGAATTCATTCAGGCCGTACGTCAGCAGGCGCGAACGTCCAGAGGACCGGTCACTGTCCACTGCAG CGCCGGCGTTGGTCGCACTGGGACTTTTATCGCCCTAGACTTCCTGATGCAGTACGTCAACGACAACGACCTAGGGGCGGATGTGGACATCTACAACCTGGTGCTCAACATGCGCCACAACCGCCCGCACATGGTGCAGTCCGAG aaacaatatattttcatCCATGACACTTTGAAAGTCATAATAGACAAGAAGATCAAATCTATGCAAGATGACAACAACATCTACATGAACACGGGCGACGACAATATATATGCCAACACCAACCCCGCATTTG agCCAGAGGAGAATTTATACATGAACACTGACACATGGAAACCAACAACCTCCTTGTGA